Proteins encoded by one window of Enterococcus faecalis:
- the mnmE gene encoding tRNA uridine-5-carboxymethylaminomethyl(34) synthesis GTPase MnmE: MQSATMEFDTIAAISTPPGEGAISIVRLSGEQAVAIANKVYRSGTKDLAKVPTHTIHYGHIVDPQNDQLIDEVMLSVMRAPKTFTREDVVEINCHGGIVVVNQLLQLLLREGARMAEPGEFTKRAFLNGRMDLSQAEAVMDLIRAKTDKAMNVALNQLDGNLSALIRSLRQEILNTLAQVEVNIDYPEYDDVEELTTKLLLEKAEFVKAQIQQLLTTAKQGKILREGLSTAIIGRPNVGKSSLLNHLLREEKAIVTDIAGTTRDVIEEYVNVRGVPLKLIDTAGIRETEDIVERIGVERSRKALADSDLILLVLNQSEELTEEDRQLLEATKGLKRVILLNKMDLPTKLDPNELQELVPAEEILSVSVLSNTGLDQLEAKIADLFFGGQTGEKDATYISNTRHIALLDQAALSLQEVINGIEAGMPVDLVQIDMTRCWDYLGEIVGDSVQDELITQLFSQFCLGK; this comes from the coding sequence ATGCAATCAGCTACAATGGAATTTGATACAATTGCGGCGATTTCTACGCCGCCAGGTGAAGGTGCGATTAGTATTGTTCGTTTAAGTGGCGAGCAAGCAGTTGCTATTGCAAACAAAGTTTATCGGTCAGGCACTAAAGATTTAGCTAAAGTCCCCACGCACACGATTCATTATGGTCATATTGTTGATCCGCAAAACGATCAATTGATTGATGAAGTCATGCTTTCTGTGATGCGGGCACCGAAAACATTTACACGAGAAGACGTGGTAGAAATTAACTGTCATGGCGGCATTGTCGTGGTGAACCAACTACTGCAATTACTGTTACGTGAAGGCGCACGAATGGCCGAACCTGGGGAATTTACAAAACGTGCTTTTCTAAATGGCCGAATGGATCTTTCACAAGCAGAAGCAGTGATGGACTTAATCCGTGCTAAAACAGATAAAGCGATGAATGTTGCATTGAATCAATTGGATGGTAACTTGTCGGCGTTAATTCGTTCATTAAGACAAGAAATTTTAAATACTTTAGCACAAGTAGAAGTTAATATCGATTATCCAGAGTATGATGATGTCGAAGAATTAACCACGAAATTACTTTTAGAAAAAGCCGAATTTGTGAAAGCGCAGATTCAACAATTATTAACGACCGCTAAACAAGGAAAAATTTTGCGAGAAGGTCTAAGTACAGCAATTATTGGCCGACCAAATGTCGGGAAATCCAGTTTGTTAAACCATCTGTTACGAGAAGAAAAAGCCATCGTTACAGATATTGCTGGAACGACACGTGATGTCATTGAAGAATACGTTAACGTTCGCGGCGTTCCTTTAAAATTAATTGATACAGCGGGGATTCGCGAAACAGAAGACATTGTGGAACGAATTGGTGTCGAACGTAGCCGCAAAGCGTTAGCAGATTCGGATTTAATTTTGTTAGTCTTAAATCAAAGCGAAGAATTGACAGAGGAAGATCGTCAACTGTTGGAAGCAACGAAAGGCTTAAAACGCGTTATTCTTTTAAATAAAATGGACTTACCGACAAAACTGGATCCTAACGAATTACAAGAATTAGTCCCTGCAGAAGAAATTTTATCCGTTTCGGTGTTGTCAAACACAGGCTTAGACCAGTTAGAAGCGAAAATTGCTGATCTTTTCTTTGGCGGCCAAACAGGCGAAAAAGATGCTACCTATATTTCTAATACACGTCATATTGCTTTGCTAGATCAAGCAGCGCTTTCGTTACAAGAAGTGATTAACGGCATCGAAGCAGGTATGCCAGTCGATTTAGTTCAAATTGATATGACCCGTTGTTGGGATTATTTAGGGGAAATCGTCGGCGATAGTGTCCAAGATGAATTAATTACACAGTTATTTAGTCAATTTTGTTTAGGAAAATAA
- a CDS encoding Ig-like domain-containing protein, with product MILVFIVYFKEKRDDQMKKKIVEDFNRKSQHKKWTKRKMLNLAISSGLLFTSLAIPVSIAVTSGTISASAAVLDIELLSNVTSNNDSSTSTSNRWTAANQNQPVNFTVSGGALADASAVFSGQKQAVLVVPPELRGNVAAAGSAAINTNVTIDLSKVTFLTAVLNAANDLTNVITQITSGALGNLTGVDIDLTEVNRQLELVNNIENLGAASFTASETLAADGSYISAPISDGLGLVLAQNVSNILQDLNAAVQALEAKGTSIPSNLVATAINAALLPVKGTVNVAVSGALPLLAVGGSGVNELVDASLLGATTVTLPTTVSTPQNLSNNLDARFVGTVVQTDLLDVNLLATADGVSNIYFAAGTTSEVTAPTVTGVTGNSTAGYEVKGTADANATVEIRNAGGTVIGTGTADGTGAFTVTIPAGEAGANETLTAVAKNASGTESTPTTFQTPADETTVTAPTITGVTGNSTAGYEVKGTADANATVEIRNAGGTVIGTGTADGTGAFTATIPAGEAGANETLTAVAKNASGTESTPTTFQTPADEATVTAPTITGVTGNSTAGYEVKGTADANATVEIRNAGGTVIGTGTADGTGAFTVTVPAGEAGANETLTAVAKNASGTESTPTTFQTPADPNTPVATPIVETVTGSTTKGYEVKGTAEVGTTIEVRDAAGTVLDTATTGTDGKYTVTLDSGTATANQTLSVVAKNASGTESQPATATTPADVTAPTVDNITGNSGSGYEITGTADSNTTIEVRDPSGAVIGTGTSDANGDFTVTLPTGTTNPGDTLTVIGKDNAGNESQPTEVLVPADATVTAPTVTGVTGNSVAGYQVTGTADPNATIEIRDADGNVIATGTADGTGSFAVNLPARTANANETLTALAKDPDGNTSTPTTFQTPADEVVAPPSVDKVTGNTTQGYQVTGTAELGTTIEVRATDGTVLGTAITGPTGQYTVTLASGKATAKQTVNVVAKNDTGLESQPTTAMTPADVTTPTIGDITGDSTTGYEITGTADPNTTIEVRNPDGTIIGTTTTDDQGNFTVDLPAGAANPGDTLTVVGKDGDGNESQPTEVTVPEDATVAAPTVTTVTGTTATGYQVTGTAEPNVTIEIHNEAGLVIAMGTTDGAGAFTITLPTGTATANEALTAIAKDAAGKESNPTAFKTPADPDAPVATPTVDKITGSTTNGYQVVGAAEVGTTVEVRDADGTVLGMATTGTDGKYTVTLEPGKASANETITVVAKNATGKESQPATATTPADLATPTIDSITGNSGKGYEITGTAEPKTTIDVRDADGTIIAATTVNETGQYTVTLPAGVVTPGETITIISKDGAGNESQPATAVIPADVVLAAPTITKVEGNKANGYTVTGTADPNVTVQFYNSSEQLLASGNTTTGGTFSVHIAAGLATEKETLTALTTDTQGNVSPKTTFMTPADITGEPEIKIAAPTVSSVLGTSKAGYLIKGTAEPNRIIQISNRLLRSVIAVGATDAEGNFAIQLTAGQATAQQSLLATATDGAGHYSTATTFMTPADPTNPGGGNGNTGGNNGNTGGNTGNNGATGGNNGNGSNTGSNPNGGSGLGTTGSGLGSLGNGLGTNGSGYHPKLSTISYGTGNHGKTGYLPSTGEKESSAVTTSLFGAFVALLASMGIIKRKRKN from the coding sequence ATGATCTTGGTATTTATCGTTTATTTTAAAGAAAAGAGGGACGATCAGATGAAAAAGAAAATTGTTGAGGATTTTAATCGGAAAAGTCAGCATAAAAAATGGACAAAACGCAAGATGCTTAATTTAGCAATATCAAGTGGTTTATTATTTACGTCATTAGCAATCCCTGTAAGTATAGCTGTTACCTCTGGCACAATCAGTGCATCAGCAGCGGTCTTGGATATCGAACTATTATCAAATGTTACGTCAAATAATGACAGTAGCACTTCAACGAGTAATCGTTGGACAGCCGCAAACCAAAATCAACCAGTTAATTTCACAGTTTCTGGTGGCGCTTTAGCAGATGCTTCCGCTGTGTTTAGTGGACAAAAACAAGCGGTGTTAGTGGTTCCTCCTGAGTTAAGAGGAAATGTAGCTGCAGCAGGCAGCGCAGCAATCAATACCAATGTCACGATTGATCTTTCAAAAGTTACTTTTTTGACCGCCGTTTTGAATGCAGCCAATGATTTAACCAATGTGATTACTCAAATTACCAGTGGGGCTTTAGGGAATTTAACTGGTGTTGATATTGATTTGACGGAAGTGAATCGTCAGTTGGAATTAGTGAATAACATTGAAAACTTAGGTGCTGCTTCATTTACAGCTTCGGAAACATTAGCAGCTGACGGCTCATACATTAGCGCACCAATTAGTGATGGTTTAGGGTTAGTTTTAGCCCAAAATGTTTCAAACATCTTACAAGATTTGAATGCGGCAGTTCAAGCTTTGGAGGCAAAAGGAACCAGTATCCCAAGTAATCTTGTCGCTACAGCCATAAATGCAGCCTTGCTTCCTGTCAAAGGCACGGTGAACGTGGCTGTTTCAGGTGCTTTGCCTTTATTAGCGGTTGGTGGTTCAGGCGTAAATGAGTTAGTGGATGCTTCTTTACTAGGCGCAACCACGGTTACTTTACCAACTACCGTTTCAACACCTCAAAATTTATCCAATAATTTAGATGCTCGTTTTGTAGGAACAGTCGTTCAAACAGATCTTTTAGACGTTAATTTATTAGCAACAGCAGACGGTGTATCCAACATTTATTTTGCTGCAGGTACTACTAGTGAAGTAACCGCACCTACCGTAACAGGAGTAACAGGCAATTCAACGGCAGGTTACGAAGTTAAAGGAACTGCCGATGCCAATGCCACGGTTGAAATCCGAAATGCAGGAGGCACCGTGATAGGCACAGGGACCGCCGATGGGACAGGGGCATTTACAGTTACCATTCCCGCAGGTGAAGCAGGCGCCAATGAAACGTTAACTGCCGTAGCGAAAAACGCCAGCGGCACAGAAAGTACGCCAACAACGTTCCAAACACCAGCGGATGAGACAACCGTAACCGCACCAACAATCACAGGAGTGACAGGTAATTCAACGGCAGGTTACGAAGTTAAAGGAACTGCCGATGCCAATGCCACGGTTGAAATCCGAAATGCAGGAGGCACCGTGATAGGTACAGGTACTGCTGATGGGACAGGGGCATTTACAGCTACCATTCCCGCAGGTGAAGCAGGCGCCAATGAAACATTAACCGCCGTAGCGAAAAACGCCAGCGGTACAGAAAGTACGCCAACAACGTTCCAAACACCAGCGGATGAAGCAACCGTAACCGCACCAACAATCACAGGAGTTACAGGTAATTCAACGGCAGGTTACGAAGTTAAAGGAACTGCCGACGCCAATGCAACGGTTGAAATCCGAAATGCAGGAGGCACCGTAATAGGTACAGGTACCGCTGATGGGACAGGGGCATTTACAGTTACCGTTCCCGCAGGTGAAGCAGGCGCCAATGAAACGTTAACCGCCGTAGCGAAAAACGCTAGCGGTACAGAAAGTACGCCAACAACGTTCCAAACACCAGCGGATCCTAATACGCCCGTGGCGACGCCAATTGTTGAGACTGTAACAGGTAGTACAACAAAAGGCTATGAGGTCAAAGGGACTGCTGAAGTTGGCACCACCATTGAGGTTCGCGATGCAGCTGGCACGGTCCTTGATACTGCAACAACTGGAACTGACGGAAAATATACAGTGACTTTAGATTCAGGAACAGCAACAGCAAATCAAACGCTGAGCGTTGTAGCGAAAAACGCTAGTGGCACGGAAAGTCAACCAGCAACGGCGACAACACCAGCTGATGTCACTGCACCAACAGTTGATAACATCACAGGCAACTCTGGTTCGGGTTATGAAATTACAGGAACAGCAGACTCTAACACAACAATCGAAGTTCGTGATCCATCTGGGGCAGTCATTGGTACAGGTACCTCTGATGCGAATGGTGATTTTACTGTAACGCTACCAACGGGAACGACCAATCCTGGGGATACGTTAACAGTGATTGGAAAGGATAACGCGGGAAATGAAAGTCAACCGACTGAAGTCCTTGTTCCTGCTGATGCCACGGTTACAGCACCAACTGTAACAGGAGTAACAGGTAATTCAGTTGCTGGTTATCAGGTGACAGGCACCGCTGATCCGAATGCTACCATCGAAATTCGTGATGCAGATGGGAACGTGATTGCAACAGGGACTGCCGATGGGACTGGTTCCTTTGCTGTGAACCTTCCAGCTAGGACGGCAAATGCGAACGAAACATTGACAGCGTTAGCCAAAGATCCTGATGGCAATACAAGTACACCGACAACCTTCCAAACACCAGCAGATGAAGTAGTGGCACCGCCAAGTGTCGACAAAGTAACTGGGAATACAACACAAGGATATCAAGTGACAGGTACCGCTGAACTTGGCACCACCATTGAAGTTCGTGCAACAGACGGAACAGTTTTAGGCACCGCAATAACTGGACCGACTGGCCAATATACTGTGACGTTAGCTTCAGGAAAAGCAACAGCTAAACAAACAGTGAATGTAGTTGCTAAAAATGATACTGGACTTGAGAGTCAACCAACTACAGCTATGACACCCGCTGATGTTACCACACCAACAATTGGTGACATTACTGGAGATTCAACAACTGGTTATGAAATCACTGGGACGGCGGACCCTAATACCACCATTGAAGTACGGAACCCAGATGGAACAATTATTGGTACAACGACAACGGATGATCAAGGAAACTTTACTGTGGACCTTCCAGCGGGAGCCGCTAATCCTGGTGATACATTAACAGTTGTTGGAAAAGACGGTGACGGCAATGAAAGTCAACCAACGGAAGTGACGGTCCCTGAAGATGCAACCGTAGCAGCACCAACTGTGACGACTGTTACAGGAACAACTGCCACTGGGTATCAAGTAACCGGCACGGCAGAGCCAAATGTCACCATTGAGATTCACAATGAAGCAGGTTTAGTTATTGCTATGGGAACGACTGATGGTGCTGGCGCCTTTACAATCACTCTTCCGACGGGCACAGCAACAGCTAACGAAGCCTTAACTGCCATTGCGAAAGATGCTGCTGGGAAAGAAAGTAATCCGACTGCTTTCAAAACACCTGCTGATCCAGATGCACCAGTCGCGACACCTACTGTTGACAAAATCACTGGTAGCACGACAAACGGCTATCAAGTAGTAGGAGCAGCAGAAGTTGGTACAACAGTTGAGGTGCGTGATGCCGATGGCACAGTCCTTGGCATGGCAACTACTGGAACTGATGGCAAATACACAGTGACTTTAGAGCCAGGGAAGGCCTCAGCTAACGAAACAATAACTGTCGTAGCGAAAAATGCAACAGGAAAAGAAAGTCAGCCGGCTACAGCAACTACACCAGCCGACTTAGCCACACCAACCATTGATTCTATTACCGGAAATTCTGGTAAAGGTTACGAAATCACTGGAACGGCGGAGCCCAAAACCACTATTGATGTCCGTGACGCAGACGGAACCATCATTGCTGCTACAACTGTTAACGAAACCGGCCAATATACGGTGACTCTACCAGCTGGCGTAGTGACACCAGGAGAAACGATTACGATTATTAGCAAAGATGGCGCTGGTAATGAAAGTCAACCAGCTACAGCCGTTATTCCAGCGGATGTCGTTTTAGCGGCGCCAACTATTACGAAGGTTGAAGGAAACAAAGCCAATGGCTATACAGTCACTGGAACTGCTGATCCAAATGTCACGGTTCAATTTTACAATAGCAGTGAACAATTATTGGCAAGTGGCAATACAACTACTGGAGGCACCTTCTCCGTTCATATTGCAGCAGGGTTAGCAACAGAAAAAGAAACGTTAACCGCACTAACCACAGATACACAAGGAAATGTGAGTCCTAAAACCACATTTATGACGCCAGCCGATATTACGGGAGAACCAGAAATTAAAATTGCGGCACCAACTGTTTCTTCAGTTTTAGGAACGTCTAAAGCCGGTTACCTCATCAAAGGAACAGCTGAACCAAACCGAATCATTCAAATTAGTAACCGACTATTAAGAAGTGTGATTGCTGTAGGTGCCACCGATGCTGAAGGCAACTTCGCTATCCAATTAACAGCGGGACAAGCGACTGCTCAACAAAGTTTACTTGCGACAGCTACCGATGGCGCAGGACATTACAGTACGGCTACAACCTTCATGACACCAGCCGACCCAACGAATCCTGGAGGAGGCAATGGTAACACTGGCGGAAATAACGGCAATACAGGCGGCAACACAGGAAACAATGGCGCAACTGGCGGGAATAATGGGAATGGTTCAAACACAGGTTCAAATCCAAATGGAGGTTCTGGTTTAGGCACAACAGGTTCTGGCTTAGGTTCACTAGGCAATGGCCTCGGTACAAATGGTAGTGGCTACCACCCTAAACTAAGTACCATCAGTTATGGCACTGGAAATCACGGGAAAACAGGGTACTTACCTAGCACAGGTGAAAAAGAGTCTTCAGCCGTGACAACAAGTTTGTTTGGCGCCTTTGTCGCACTCCTTGCGAGCATGGGAATCATCAAACGCAAACGTAAAAACTAG
- the citG gene encoding triphosphoribosyl-dephospho-CoA synthase CitG has product MTKQARSKLAQQAQLALLYEVTCLNKPGLVDPVDAGAHQDMDVFTFLESSVVLTPYFETFVQAGTELRHLPIEATFRTIRQVGLEAERAMFEATEGINTHKGAIFSLGIFLAICGRLMIWETPCTLQLFQQTLQTMTQDLLADFENLATNELEKLTWGERLFVQHGLTGIRGEAQQGYPAVFEQGVPYYQKHQGTQQQKLIDTLLYLSLYVEDTNLIKRSQNVQIFEIYQPLIQEYFASGGTQTLRGTLCLERLNHLFKEKNWSIGGSADALILVVFLDKLMKLNWLTP; this is encoded by the coding sequence ATGACAAAGCAAGCAAGGAGTAAATTAGCGCAGCAAGCACAATTGGCACTACTCTATGAAGTGACCTGTTTAAATAAACCAGGCTTGGTGGATCCAGTCGATGCAGGCGCCCATCAAGATATGGATGTTTTCACTTTTTTAGAAAGTAGTGTGGTTTTGACTCCTTATTTTGAAACCTTCGTTCAAGCTGGGACAGAGCTACGTCATTTGCCGATTGAGGCAACATTTCGCACGATTCGACAAGTTGGTTTAGAAGCAGAACGAGCGATGTTTGAGGCAACAGAAGGTATCAATACACATAAAGGAGCGATTTTTTCTCTAGGTATTTTTTTAGCTATCTGTGGTCGTTTAATGATTTGGGAGACCCCTTGCACCTTACAATTGTTTCAACAAACGCTTCAAACAATGACGCAAGACTTATTGGCTGACTTTGAAAACCTCGCTACGAATGAGCTAGAAAAACTAACTTGGGGTGAACGACTATTTGTTCAGCATGGCTTGACTGGAATCCGTGGTGAGGCGCAACAAGGTTATCCCGCTGTCTTTGAACAGGGAGTGCCTTATTATCAAAAACATCAAGGCACACAACAACAAAAACTCATTGATACGCTCCTTTATTTATCGCTCTATGTTGAGGATACGAATTTGATTAAACGAAGTCAAAATGTCCAAATTTTTGAAATATATCAACCGTTAATCCAGGAATATTTTGCTTCAGGGGGGACACAAACGTTACGGGGAACCCTTTGTTTAGAAAGATTGAATCACTTATTCAAAGAAAAAAATTGGAGTATTGGTGGCAGTGCAGATGCTTTAATTTTGGTGGTGTTTTTAGATAAACTAATGAAATTAAATTGGCTGACCCCTTAA
- a CDS encoding NADP-dependent malic enzyme, producing the protein MLEEVLAIHQKNIGVLSLEATEAVLNHHDLAKMYTPGVAELSLMIAQNHELAREWTISGKLIAVITDGSAVLGLGNMGTQAGLPIVEGKALLYKNLAGVDAIPLALEQKSVDEMVQTIENLQNSFAGIHLEDISAPKCFEIEEKLQQRLNIPVYHDDQEGTAIVVLAGLINAAKIKGKPLNELRVVINGVGASGVATAKLCIQAGITHLTLVDRQGVLREEDPTLNPYQRALLRQVIKPSVENKDLATAVVNQDVFLGLSEADVLTPALIKSMNQDPIIFALANPKPEIEPALAQANGVRLLATGSSKYPNQVNNILAFPGLFKGLLAAKGRKVDVGLQMTVARSLAAMISEPTAEKFIPNVFDGGVVDTVFNAVLDYIKQEKATAEEGT; encoded by the coding sequence GTGTTAGAAGAAGTTCTAGCAATTCATCAAAAAAATATTGGTGTACTAAGTCTTGAAGCAACAGAAGCGGTGTTAAACCATCATGATTTAGCCAAAATGTATACACCTGGTGTCGCAGAATTGAGTTTAATGATTGCCCAAAATCATGAATTAGCGCGCGAGTGGACCATTAGTGGTAAGTTAATTGCGGTTATTACAGATGGATCAGCTGTTCTGGGTCTCGGCAATATGGGCACGCAAGCGGGCTTGCCAATTGTTGAAGGCAAAGCTTTACTTTATAAAAATTTGGCGGGGGTCGATGCTATTCCTTTAGCACTGGAACAAAAATCAGTGGACGAGATGGTTCAAACAATTGAAAATTTACAAAATAGTTTTGCAGGAATCCATTTAGAAGATATTTCTGCACCAAAATGTTTTGAAATTGAAGAAAAACTTCAACAACGTTTGAACATTCCTGTGTATCATGATGACCAAGAAGGAACAGCCATCGTCGTTTTAGCTGGACTAATTAACGCAGCTAAAATTAAAGGAAAACCTTTAAATGAATTACGTGTGGTGATTAACGGAGTTGGTGCTTCTGGTGTAGCGACCGCTAAGTTATGTATTCAAGCGGGGATTACGCATCTCACCTTAGTAGATCGCCAAGGTGTTTTAAGAGAAGAAGACCCGACATTGAATCCTTACCAACGTGCTTTGCTTCGACAGGTAATAAAACCATCAGTAGAAAATAAAGATTTAGCCACCGCTGTCGTCAATCAGGATGTTTTTTTAGGCTTATCAGAAGCGGATGTGCTAACGCCAGCCCTGATTAAATCAATGAACCAAGACCCAATTATCTTTGCTTTAGCAAATCCTAAACCAGAAATTGAACCAGCCCTCGCCCAAGCCAATGGCGTCCGTTTATTAGCAACTGGTTCTTCCAAATATCCGAATCAAGTGAACAACATTTTAGCTTTTCCAGGTCTTTTTAAAGGGTTATTGGCAGCGAAAGGCAGAAAAGTCGATGTCGGTTTGCAAATGACAGTAGCACGAAGCTTGGCCGCTATGATTTCAGAACCCACAGCAGAAAAATTCATACCTAATGTATTTGATGGCGGCGTAGTTGACACGGTTTTTAATGCTGTACTAGACTATATAAAACAAGAAAAGGCCACGGCAGAAGAAGGGACGTAA